The region CCGGCGAGGGTGACCGTTCCGACCTCCTCGCGCGAGGCCGCGTCCGGCTTGTACGACTGGACGAAGTTCTCCAGTGCGTCCCGGATCTCCTCCGGCCGGATCGTGAGCTCCGCCATCTGGGTTCCCTGCTCTCCTTGTTGGGCCCGAAGTTTCACTTGGGGGGATGGGGACTCCCCCCAAAAAGAGGTGAATCCTCTGCACGGCCCAACCAGGGCCGCAGTCAAGTACGTACTACGAGTATTGAGTTGCTGTGCTGCGTGACCGCCGGACGAGCTAGCCCGCCATGCGGCGGCCGGCGTCCTCGATGCGGTCCGCGATGCTGCCGTTGATGACCTCGTCGCCGACCAGCACCCGGATCCCGCCGAGGACCTCGGGGTCCACGTCCAGGTTCAGGTGCATCTGACGGCCGTAGAGCTTCGCGAGGGCGGCGCCGAGGCGCTGCTTCTGCGGGTCGCTCAGCGGGACCGCGGAGGTGACGACGGCGACCATGCGGTCCCGGCGCTCGGCGGCGAGCTTGGACAGGGACTCGAGTCCCGCTTCCAGGCTACGTCCCCGAGGCGCGGTCACCAGGCGGGCCACCAGGCGCTCGGTCGTGACGGCGGCCCGGCCCCCGAGCAGGCTGCGCAGCAGCTCGCTCTTGGCGCCGGTCGTCGCGGCACGGTCGGTCAGCGCGGCGCGCAGCTCGGTGTTCGAGGAGACGATCCGGCCGAACCGGAACAGCTCGTCCTCGACGTTGTCGAGCGCGCCCGCCTGCTGGGCGGCCGTGAGGTCGGCGAGGTCCGCCAGCTCCT is a window of Streptomyces sp. B21-083 DNA encoding:
- a CDS encoding F0F1 ATP synthase subunit delta, with the translated sequence MHGASREAAAAARERLDALTDSTSADAKKLSDELASVTALLHREVSLRRVLTDPAQSGEAKAELAQRLLGSQVGGPTTDLVSGMVRSRWSRSRDLVDALEELADLADLTAAQQAGALDNVEDELFRFGRIVSSNTELRAALTDRAATTGAKSELLRSLLGGRAAVTTERLVARLVTAPRGRSLEAGLESLSKLAAERRDRMVAVVTSAVPLSDPQKQRLGAALAKLYGRQMHLNLDVDPEVLGGIRVLVGDEVINGSIADRIEDAGRRMAG